From Streptomyces sp. Edi4, one genomic window encodes:
- a CDS encoding acyl-CoA thioesterase, with protein MTKRPYYEYRHLVGFEETNLVGNVYYVNYLRWQGRCREMFLLEHAPGVIEEIRDDLKLFTLKCECEFLAEITAFDELSIRMRLVDLTQTQVEFAFDYVRVRGDAEDLVARGGQRVACMRGPNADTRPAKVPASLRKALEPYATTAPATQPRVLAHIVNGD; from the coding sequence GTGACCAAGCGACCGTACTACGAATACCGGCACCTGGTCGGCTTCGAGGAGACCAACCTGGTCGGCAACGTCTACTACGTCAACTACCTTCGCTGGCAAGGTCGTTGCCGGGAAATGTTCCTGCTGGAGCACGCCCCCGGCGTCATCGAGGAGATCCGCGACGACCTCAAGCTCTTCACGCTCAAGTGCGAGTGCGAGTTCCTGGCGGAGATCACCGCGTTCGACGAACTGTCCATCCGTATGCGCCTGGTGGACCTGACACAGACTCAGGTCGAGTTCGCCTTCGACTATGTACGGGTGCGCGGCGATGCGGAGGACCTGGTCGCCCGGGGAGGGCAGCGGGTCGCGTGCATGCGGGGACCCAACGCCGACACCCGGCCGGCCAAGGTGCCCGCGTCACTGCGCAAGGCCCTTGAGCCCTACGCCACGACCGCGCCCGCCACGCAGCCGCGCGTACTCGCCCACATCGTGAACGGTGACTGA